The Vulgatibacter sp. genomic interval TCCTTCATTCCCCACGCCTTTCTCTACCTGGCGGGTTCGGTCCTGCTGACCTTCGGACCGCTCGTGGCGTTCACGCGGACGCTCTGGCAAGCCTACTTCGAGGCGAGGTGGAGTTACGGTGCGCTGGCCGCAGACCACAACCGCCGCTTCCACCGCCGCTGGATCGACGGTGACAGGCGTGAGCTCCTCGGAACGCCCGACATCAGCTCGCTCGCGGATCTCGGTACCTCATACGCCGTCATGCGCCGGATGAAATTCCTGCCGGTCACCCGAAGGCGGCTCATCCTCGTGGTCACCGCCGCGCTTGCTCCCTTCGCCCTCCTCCTCCTCACCGAGGTGCGCATTCTCGACATCCTGCACGACATCGGCTCCGCCTGGCTCTCCACGCACTGATCGGTGGCTTCGTCGCGATCCATCAGCGCTTGCGCGCGGCCTCGACTTCCTCGGCTTCACGCGCCCGCTCCCGGGCGATCTCGACGAGCTTGCGCGCATGCGCCCGGATGTCCCGGGGCCAGGCGCGCATCTCCTGCTCCAGCTTCTTCGCATCGCCGGCGAAGAGCGCGCGGGTGGCCTCCTCGAAGCCGGGGAGATCGCCCGCCATCACGTACATGAAGCGGTAGGCGGCATCCCGCGCGCGCCGAGCCCGCTGCATCGCCTCGCCGTCCCGTCCGGCCTGCTCGACGAGCCGGCGCAGGGTGACGGAGGCGCCCCCCTGCTGTTTGCCCAGCCATTCCCAATGCCGCGGGAGCAGCGAGACTTCGCGCGAGATCACTCCCAGCTTCGGCCGCCCGGGGCCGGGCTTGCGCGTCTTCTCCGGCTCCTCGGCGCCGCCAGCCTGCTCGCGTTCGAGGCGCGCGCGCAGCTGCGCCGGGGTCCCGTGCAGGCTCGTGCCCACGGCGTTGCCGGTGCTGTCGTCGATGAGGATGGCGGGCGCCTCCTCTCCGCGATCCACGTGGGCCTGTAGCTCGAGCGCCACCTCGATCAGGTCGCCCGAGGCCACCTGCCGCTGTCCGATGAATCCGGTATATCGCTGCATCTTGTCTCACCTGGCGTAGGTGGTCTGTGGGGTGAGCCCCAGGCGCTCGCGCCACAGGGCTTCGAGCTCCGCCAGGTCGCTCGACGGATCGTGGTCCGGGCGATCCGGGAGCGGCTTCAGCTCGTCGAGGATCTCGAAGGCGAAGGCATCCCTGCCGTCGCGCCGCCAATCGGCCTGCATCGCCTGCTGGGCATGGACGCCCGTCTCCAATTGGAAACGGTGGCGGTTGAGGATGCCCTGCAGGTGCAGGCTCGAGCCCAGGAGCGTGCGCCCCGACGGCAGGTGCCGCACCGCATAGACGCCCATCCGCGGCGTGAAGCCCTTGTAGTCCCGCTTGCCTGTACCAGTTGCAGCCATGACGCCACCTCGTGGGAGCACGTTTTACCCGGGCAAAATACGGAGGTCAATATCACCCGGGTGAAACCCGCCTACCCGTGCGATCTCCCAGCTCCGTCCCCATGCTCCGGCGAGGGGGTGGAAGCAGGCCGCTTCCGCGAGACGCCGAGACGCAAAGGATGGGTGGGATCAAGCGCAGGCTGCTGGCCCTCTTCGGGCGGGTTCCGCGACGCCGTGAAGCGGCGGAATTCCGGAGGCTCGCCCAGATCGTCGAGAGCTCGGCGACTCCGATCGCCTCCGTCGCGCTCGACGGCACGACGACGCTCTTCAATGCCGCCAACGAGGAGCTGAGCGGCTATTCCGCAGAGGAGCTCCTCGGCAAGCCCTTCGCCATCTTTCCCCGCGAGCAGGTGCAACGGCAGATCGCCCATACGCTCGAGCGCGGCTCCTGGTCGGAGGAGCTCACGGTACAGACCCGGGACGGCAGGCGCATACCGGCGATCGTCACGACTTTTCCCCTGCGCGACGAGAAGGGACGGATCACCGAGATCGCCGGCATCGCCGTCGACATCACCGAGCGCAAGGAGCGCGAGCGGGCGCTGGCAGAGAGCGAGCAGCGCTTCCGCGCCCTGGCGGAGGTGACCGCGGAGATCCTCTGGGTCGCGAACCCCGACGGCACCCTCGGGGAGCCCAGCCCCACGTGGCTCGCCTTCAGCGGCCAGACGCGGGAGCAGGCGATGGCCGAGGGATGGATCGACTACATCCACCCCGACGATCGCGAACGCGTCCGACAGGCTTGGGCCGACTCGATCCGCGAGACGATCCCCTTCCGCACCGAATTCCGCTTTCGACGCCGCGATGGCGGCTACCGCTACGTCGACGCCCGGGGCGGCCCCGTCTTCGACGCACAGGGGCGCGTGCGGGAGTGGGTCGGGATGAGCATGGACATCACCGCGCGCAAGGAGGTGGAGGCGGAGCGGGAGCGGCTCTACCGGCAGGCACAGGAGGCGGTCGCGCTCCGCGACGAGTTCCTCTCCATCGCCTCGCACGAGCTCCTCACGCCGCTCACCTCGGTACAGGCCCGCCTCCAGCTCCTCGACCGCGAGGTGGCAGCGCGCAACCACGAGGAGGATCGAATCGGGCGCCTGGTCGAGTCGATCGACGACCAGGTGCGCAAGCTCGGCCGCCTGATCCGCTCCCTCATCGACGTCACCCAGATCCCGCAGGGCCAGCTCGATCTCGTTCGCGAGGAGGGCGTCGATCTTGTCGGGCTCGTCCGAGGCGTCTGTGGGCGCGCAGCCCGTGAACTCCAGCGCGCCGGCTGTCTCGTCCACGTCGATTCCAACGGACTCTCGTCGGGACGCTGGGATCGCCTCCGCCTCGAGCAGGTGCTGCTGCACCTGCTCTCCAACGCGATGAAGTTCGGCGCCGGCGCGCCGATCGAGGTCGCTGTGCGCGACGAGGCGGGGACGGCGGTGGTGGAGGTCGCGGATCACGGCATCGGGATCAGCCCTGCCGACCAGGCGCGGCTCTTCGAGCGGTTCGAGCGCGGCGTCTCCTCCCGCCACTACGGCGGACTGGGCCTCGGGCTCTTCCTCTGCCAGCAGATCGTCGAGGCGCACGGCGGACGGATCTCGGTGACCAGCGAGCCGGGAAAGGGAGCTACCTTTCGTGTGGAGCTGCCCTACGACCTCGGGGACTCCGACCCGGCAGACGGCGGCCCCGGCCCGCATCATCTGCCGGCGTGAGCGCGACCCGGGCGTGCGGCTTCAGCCGTGCACGAGCGGCTTCCAGCCCGGGTGCTCGAAGAACTTCCCGTAGGTGCCGAGGCCGCGGACGATCCGCACCGCCCCCTTCATCCGATCGCCCTCGCCCTTCATCGCCTCGATGCCGCCGAAGAACTCGACGAGGAGGATGTGGAGCTGGGCGTCGGCCTCGGGGGGAAGTTTGCACTGGCTCATGATCGAGGCGAGCTGCTTCTCGAGGTTGCCTGCCAGCGCCGCGTACTGCGCCGGGGTGAAGCTGCCGTCGTGGATCGCCGGGATCGCCTCTGCGAGCGTGTGCTGGAATGCCTCCATCCCCGCGCGAAGCGCCGCATCGGTCCCCCACTTCGCTCCGGCGTTCAGCACCAGCTTGCCCGCTGGCGCGCCGTGGTCGTGGTGCTCGTGCTTGCCGTGGTCGGCGTGCGTCTTCGGAGGCGCCTCGGCGCTGGCCGCTCCCGCAGCCAGGAGGCCCCATACAGCCAGGGTGATACCGGTCGTCTTCGCGAACATCGTTCGAGCTCCCTTCGGTGGATTCGATTCCAGCAAAGCACGGCCCGTGCCGGGGCCGAATTCGTTCCACGACGGAACTTTGACGCGAGGCTCGCGTGGAGCCAGCGTCTCGGCGAGGCACGCGATCCGCGCGATCTTGCAGGGCCTGGCCTGGGAATAGCCCCGGCGCGGACCGGCGCAAGCGCCTGGACGATCTTTTTTCCGAACCCCACCGCCATCCCCACGGCTCCGATTGGGACACAGCCAGGGAGCCAACCGAATGGGACGTTACCGGGGCCGCGTACTCGCGGCGCTTGCGGCGATGACGTGGGTCGGTGGATCGGCGGCAGCATCCGACCTCGAGGCGGGGAAGAAGCTCGCAGATCAGGGCAGCAGCAACGGCGCGATGGCCTGCGTCGCCTGCCACGGACCGGATGGTGGGGGAAATGCCGCCGCAGGCTTTCCCCGCCTCGCCGGACTCGATGCCGCCTACATCGCGCGGCAGATCCAGGCCTACCGCGAAGGTGCCCGCGGCGCCCCGGTGATGGCACCGATCGTCGCCGGGCTCAGCGAAACCGACGTGGCGAACGTCGCCGCCTGGTACGCCTCCCTGGCCGTGCCGAAGGCCACCCCGGCCCCTGCGGACCAGGCGCTGCTCGAGGAGGGCGAGCGACTGGCCACGCGAGGCAACTGGGCCAACGGCGTGCCGGCGTGCGTCACCTGCCATGGCCCCGGCGGCCGTGGCGTGGACGAGAACTTTCCCCCGATCGCCGGCCAGCACGCGACCTATCTCGCTGCGCAGCTGCGGGCCTGGAAGGCAGGCGAGCGGAAGAACGATCCGCTCGGCCTGATGAAGGTCGTCGCCCAGCGCCTCACCGACCGCGAGATCGACGCGGTCGCCGCGTGGTTCGCCCACCAGCCCCCGAGCGCCGAATGAGGAGAGCCGCCATGTTGCCCATCCGTTCCCTCGGTGCCGCGCTGGCCGGCGCCGCCTGCGCCGTCGTCGTCGTCTCCCTCCTCGACCGCAGGCCCGCCGAGCCCCCAGCCCCGCCCCCGCCTGCTGCGGAGGCAGCTGTCGCACCCGCGAACACCGCATTCGCGCCCCCCGACGAGTCGGCGATTCCGGCAGGCCCGTTCGGCGAGATGGTGCGCTACGGCAGGGACCTCTTCCTCCACACCGAGCAGCTCCGCGGCACCTGGACCGAGAACGGCATGGACTGCGTCAACTGCCACCTCGACGCCGGGCGCCTCGCCAACGCCGCGCCGATGTGGGCTTCCTGGACGATGTATCCGGCCTATCGGTCCAAGACCCAGAAGGTCGACACCATGGCCGAGCGCATCCAGGGCTGCTTCCTCTACAGCATGAACGGCAAGGCGCCGCCGGTCGGCAGCAAGGAGCTGGCCGGCTTGATGAGCTACATCTACTGGCTCTCGAGCGATGCGCCGACGGGCGTCGAGCTGGAGGGCCGCGGCTTTGCCGCGCTGCCCCCGCCTGCGCAGGGCGTCGACCATGCCCGTGGCGAGGCGGTCTACGAGGCGAAGTGCGCCGTCTGCCACGGCGCGGAAGGCGAAGGAAAGGTGGCGGAGGGCTCCTACGTCTTCCCGCCGCTCTGGGGCAGCGACTCGTACAACTGGGGCGCCGGCATGCACCGCATCGACACCGCCGCCTCCTTCATCAAGCACAACATGCCGCTGGGCCAGGGCGGCAGCCTCACCGACCAGGAGGCCTGGGACGTGGCGACCTTCGTCAACAGCCACGAGCGGCCGCCCGATCCGCGGGACGCCGGGAACAGGGCCGCGACGGACGCGGCCTTCCACGACGAGAACTGCCGGTACGGCGACGAGGTGGACGGCAGGGTCCTCGCGGGCGTGCGCGGCGGCTGAAGCCGGAGACGCCGGTGCGGGCCGGCCTGGCCCACACCGGCGCCTGCGTCATCACGGCGCCTGGGGGACGACCACCGGCCAGGGCTCCACGCTGTACCCGAGGAAGCCGCCGGCGGTCTCACCGTTGAGGGCCGAGCCCCAGCAATGGGCCTCGCCAGCAGGCGTGAGCCCGCAGGTCGAGTTGCCGCGGCCGACGACTCGCTCGAAGTGGTGATCGCCCATCACCTGCCTGGGCGTGAGGCTATTGTCGATCCCGCCGTCGCCGAGCTCCCCATAGAAATTGCTGCCCCAGCAGCGCACCCTGCCGTCCTCGAGCAGACCGCAGACGTTCACGAACGAGGCAGCGACGTCGACGAAGCGGTAGCCCTCGGCGACGGCGACCGGCTCGGAGAGGGCGCCGCGAGGAACCGCGATGCCGAGCTGGCCGCGGTCGGCGCGACCCCAGCAATGGAGGCTGCCACCGGGATCGGTGTCGGTG includes:
- a CDS encoding c-type cytochrome; its protein translation is MLPIRSLGAALAGAACAVVVVSLLDRRPAEPPAPPPPAAEAAVAPANTAFAPPDESAIPAGPFGEMVRYGRDLFLHTEQLRGTWTENGMDCVNCHLDAGRLANAAPMWASWTMYPAYRSKTQKVDTMAERIQGCFLYSMNGKAPPVGSKELAGLMSYIYWLSSDAPTGVELEGRGFAALPPPAQGVDHARGEAVYEAKCAVCHGAEGEGKVAEGSYVFPPLWGSDSYNWGAGMHRIDTAASFIKHNMPLGQGGSLTDQEAWDVATFVNSHERPPDPRDAGNRAATDAAFHDENCRYGDEVDGRVLAGVRGG
- a CDS encoding GIY-YIG nuclease family protein; the encoded protein is MAATGTGKRDYKGFTPRMGVYAVRHLPSGRTLLGSSLHLQGILNRHRFQLETGVHAQQAMQADWRRDGRDAFAFEILDELKPLPDRPDHDPSSDLAELEALWRERLGLTPQTTYAR
- a CDS encoding c-type cytochrome codes for the protein MGRYRGRVLAALAAMTWVGGSAAASDLEAGKKLADQGSSNGAMACVACHGPDGGGNAAAGFPRLAGLDAAYIARQIQAYREGARGAPVMAPIVAGLSETDVANVAAWYASLAVPKATPAPADQALLEEGERLATRGNWANGVPACVTCHGPGGRGVDENFPPIAGQHATYLAAQLRAWKAGERKNDPLGLMKVVAQRLTDREIDAVAAWFAHQPPSAE
- a CDS encoding PAS domain S-box protein translates to MGGIKRRLLALFGRVPRRREAAEFRRLAQIVESSATPIASVALDGTTTLFNAANEELSGYSAEELLGKPFAIFPREQVQRQIAHTLERGSWSEELTVQTRDGRRIPAIVTTFPLRDEKGRITEIAGIAVDITERKERERALAESEQRFRALAEVTAEILWVANPDGTLGEPSPTWLAFSGQTREQAMAEGWIDYIHPDDRERVRQAWADSIRETIPFRTEFRFRRRDGGYRYVDARGGPVFDAQGRVREWVGMSMDITARKEVEAERERLYRQAQEAVALRDEFLSIASHELLTPLTSVQARLQLLDREVAARNHEEDRIGRLVESIDDQVRKLGRLIRSLIDVTQIPQGQLDLVREEGVDLVGLVRGVCGRAARELQRAGCLVHVDSNGLSSGRWDRLRLEQVLLHLLSNAMKFGAGAPIEVAVRDEAGTAVVEVADHGIGISPADQARLFERFERGVSSRHYGGLGLGLFLCQQIVEAHGGRISVTSEPGKGATFRVELPYDLGDSDPADGGPGPHHLPA
- a CDS encoding DUF2239 family protein, with amino-acid sequence MQRYTGFIGQRQVASGDLIEVALELQAHVDRGEEAPAILIDDSTGNAVGTSLHGTPAQLRARLEREQAGGAEEPEKTRKPGPGRPKLGVISREVSLLPRHWEWLGKQQGGASVTLRRLVEQAGRDGEAMQRARRARDAAYRFMYVMAGDLPGFEEATRALFAGDAKKLEQEMRAWPRDIRAHARKLVEIARERAREAEEVEAARKR